In Zonotrichia albicollis isolate bZonAlb1 chromosome 11, bZonAlb1.hap1, whole genome shotgun sequence, a single genomic region encodes these proteins:
- the FES gene encoding tyrosine-protein kinase Fes/Fps isoform X3: MVSTGFPVPPQEPELRRVHTASAPAPAGRRQQPHNEDPTPNDGELRLLELMRKWMSQRAKSDREYAGMLHHMFSQLEKQESTWQLHGNHGGHIEKSWWVLVSRTETLSQILRRHAEELAAGPLAKLSLLIRDKQQLRRAFSEQWQQLSQDYSRTTQQEMEKLKAQYRSLARDSAQAKRKYQEASKDKERDKAKEKYVRSLWKLHALHNQYVLAVQAAALHHQHHYQRVLPSLHQSLYGLQQEMVLVLKEILSEYCSISSLVQEDLLAIHQEIASAIQAIDPATEYSSFIQSHQYESEMPPAVSFDESLLEDTENLVPGELQLNELTLESVQHCLTSVEEELVAATEAVSIKEQQMQELKAEIHDEEQGRSPGERVHLLGRRQGLHEARQQLEGCLCAQAKLRAQRDLLASKLAELGAREPLPALPLPEDRQSVSSTEQERSGASALETLKNHITGIFSPKYSLPPPVPLIPDVQKPLCQQVWYHGAIPRSEVQELLTCPGDFLVRESQGKQEYVLSVLWDGQPRHFIIQAVGNMFRLEGDSFPTIPLLIQNLLQSQQPITRKSGIVLARAVPRDKWVLNHEDVLLGERIGRGNFGEVFSGRLRADNSPVAVKSCRETLPPELKAKFLQEARILKQYRHPNIVRLIGVCTQKQPIYIVMELVQGGDFLTFLRSEGPHLRVKELVKMTENAAAGMEYLESKHCIHRDLAARNCLVTERNTLKISDFGMSREEEDGIYAATGGMKQIPVKWTAPEALNYGRYSSESDVWSFGILLWEAFSLGAVPYANLSNQQTREAVERGLRLDPPEQCPEEVYQLMQRCWEYDPHKRPNFCTIHQDLVAIRKRQR, encoded by the exons ATGGTCAGCACTGGGTTTCCTGTTCCTCcccaggagccagagctgcGCCGGGTCCACACCGCGTCAGCCCCGGCCCCAGCAGGACGCCGGCAGCAGCCTCACAACGAAGACCCAACACCAAAT GACGGGGAGCTGCGCCTCCTGGAGCTGATGAGGAAGTGGATGTCACAGCGGGCCAAGAGTGACCGCGAGTATGCAGGGATGCTGCACCACATGTTCTCccagctggaaaagcaggagagcacttggcagctccatggcaaCCACGGTGGTCACATCGAGAAG TCCTGGTGGGTGCTGGTGAGCCGGACAGAGACGCTGAGCCAGATCCTGCGGCGGCACGCGGAGGAGCTGGCAGCGGGGCCGCTGGCCAAGCTGAGCCTGCTCATCCGCGACAAGCAGCAGCTGCGCAGGGCCTTCAGCgagcagtggcagcagctcagccaggactACAGCCGG ACGAcgcagcaggagatggagaagctgaaggCACAGTACCGCAGCCTGGCCCGTGACAGCGCCCAGGCCAAGCGCAAGTACCAGGAGGCCAGCAAAG ACAAGGAGCGCGACAAGGCGAAGGAGAAGTATGTGCGCAGCCTCTGGAAGCTCCATGCCCTCCACAATCAGTATGTGCTGGCTGTGCAGGCGGCCGCATTGCACCACCAGCACCACTACCAGCGGGTGCTGCCCAGCCTGCATCAATCCCTCTACGGTCTGCAGCAGGAGATGGTCCTCGTCCT AAAGGAGATCCTCAGCGAGTACTGCAGCATCAGCAGCCTGGTACAGGAGGATCTTTTGGCCATTCACCAGGAGATTGCCAGTGCCATCCAGGCCATCGACCCTGCCACTGAGTACAGCAGCTTCATCCAGAGCCACCA GTACGAATCTGAGATGCCACCAGCTGTGTCCTTTGATGAGAGCCTGCTGGAGGACACAGAAAACCTGGTGCCGGGGGAGCTGCAGTTGAATGAGCTGACCCTTGAAAGTGTCCAGCACTG CCTGACATCGGTTGAGGAGGAGCTGGTGGCCGCCACAGAGGCCGTGAGTATCAAGGAGCAGCAGATGCAGGAGCTGAAGGCAGAGATCCATGACGAGGAGCAGGGCCGGAGCCCCGGGGAGCG GGTGCACCTGTTGGGCAGGCGGCAGGGGCTGCACGAGGCGCGGCAGCAGCTCGagggctgcctgtgtgcccaGGCCAAGCTGCGGGCGCAGCGGGACCTGCTGGCCAGcaagctggcagagctgggcgcCAGGgagcccctgcctgccctgcctctgccagAGGATCGGCAGTCTGTCTCCTCCACG GAgcaggagcggagcggggccAGCGCGCTGGAGACCCTCAAGAACCACATCACAGGCATCTTCAGCCCAAAGTACTCG CTGCCACCCCCCGTGCCCCTCATCCCAGACGTGCAGAAGCCGCTGTGCCAGCAGGTCTGGTACCACGGGGCCATCCCACGGTCggaggtgcaggagctgctgaccTGCCCTGGGGACTTCCTGGTGCGGGAGAGCCAGGGCAAGCAGGAGTACGTGCTCAGCGTGCTGTGGGATGGGCAGCCCCGGCACTTCATCATCCAGGCTGTGGGA aaCATGTTTCGGCTGGAGGGTGACAGCTTCCCCACCATTCCGCTGCTGATCCAGAAcctcctgcagagccagcagcccaTTACCCGCAAGAGTGGCATTGTcctggccagggctgtgcccagg GACAAATGGGTGCTGAACCACGAGGACGTGCTGCTGGGGGAGCGCATTGGTCGG GGTAACTTTGGGGAAGTGTTCAGCGGACGCCTGCGTGCTGACAACTCTCCCGTTGCTGTGAAATCCTGCCGGGAAACCCTTCCGCCTGAGCTCAAGGCCAAGTTCCTGCAGGAAGCCAG GATTCTCAAGCAGTACAGGCACCCCAACATTGTGCGGCTCATCGGCGTCTGCACGCAGAAACAGCCCATTTACATTGTCATGGAGCTGGTGCAGG GGGGGGACTTCCTGACCTTCCTGCGCAGTGAGGGTCCCCACCTCCGCGTGAAGGAGCTGGTCAAGATGACAGAGAATGCTGCCGCCGGCATGGAGTACCTGGAGAGCAAGCACTGCATCCACAG GGACCTGGCTGCTCGCAACTGCCTGGTGACGGAGAGAAACACCCTGAAGATCAGTGATTTTGGGATGTcacgggaggaggaggatggcaTCTACGCCGCCACAGGGGGAATGAAGCAAATCCCTGTCAAGTGGACGGCCCCTGAAGCACTCAATTATG gccGATACAGCTCAGAGAGTGATGTCTGGAGCTTTGGCATCCTGCTGTGGGAAGCCTTCAGCCTGGGTGCCGTCCCCTATGCCAACCTCAGCAACCAGCAGACACGGGAGGCAGTGGAGCGTG GTTTGCGGCTGGACCCTCCCGAGCAGTGCCCTGAGGAGGTGTACCAGCTCATGCAGCGCTGCTGGGAGTATGACCCTCACAAGCGGCCCAACTTCTGCACCATCCACCAGGACCTTGTCGCCATCCGCAAGAGGCAGCGGTGA
- the FES gene encoding tyrosine-protein kinase Fes/Fps isoform X2: protein MGFGPELWCPQGHSALLRLQDGELRLLELMRKWMSQRAKSDREYAGMLHHMFSQLEKQESTWQLHGNHGGHIEKSWWVLVSRTETLSQILRRHAEELAAGPLAKLSLLIRDKQQLRRAFSEQWQQLSQDYSRTTQQEMEKLKAQYRSLARDSAQAKRKYQEASKDKERDKAKEKYVRSLWKLHALHNQYVLAVQAAALHHQHHYQRVLPSLHQSLYGLQQEMVLVLKEILSEYCSISSLVQEDLLAIHQEIASAIQAIDPATEYSSFIQSHQYESEMPPAVSFDESLLEDTENLVPGELQLNELTLESVQHCLTSVEEELVAATEAVSIKEQQMQELKAEIHDEEQGRSPGEVHLLGRRQGLHEARQQLEGCLCAQAKLRAQRDLLASKLAELGAREPLPALPLPEDRQSVSSTEQERSGASALETLKNHITGIFSPKYSLPPPVPLIPDVQKPLCQQVWYHGAIPRSEVQELLTCPGDFLVRESQGKQEYVLSVLWDGQPRHFIIQAVGNMFRLEGDSFPTIPLLIQNLLQSQQPITRKSGIVLARAVPRDKWVLNHEDVLLGERIGRGNFGEVFSGRLRADNSPVAVKSCRETLPPELKAKFLQEARILKQYRHPNIVRLIGVCTQKQPIYIVMELVQGGDFLTFLRSEGPHLRVKELVKMTENAAAGMEYLESKHCIHRDLAARNCLVTERNTLKISDFGMSREEEDGIYAATGGMKQIPVKWTAPEALNYGRYSSESDVWSFGILLWEAFSLGAVPYANLSNQQTREAVERGLRLDPPEQCPEEVYQLMQRCWEYDPHKRPNFCTIHQDLVAIRKRQR, encoded by the exons ATGGGCTTTGGGCCGGAGCTGTGGTGCCCGCAGGGGCACAGCGCGCTGCTGCGGCTGCAGGACGGGGAGCTGCGCCTCCTGGAGCTGATGAGGAAGTGGATGTCACAGCGGGCCAAGAGTGACCGCGAGTATGCAGGGATGCTGCACCACATGTTCTCccagctggaaaagcaggagagcacttggcagctccatggcaaCCACGGTGGTCACATCGAGAAG TCCTGGTGGGTGCTGGTGAGCCGGACAGAGACGCTGAGCCAGATCCTGCGGCGGCACGCGGAGGAGCTGGCAGCGGGGCCGCTGGCCAAGCTGAGCCTGCTCATCCGCGACAAGCAGCAGCTGCGCAGGGCCTTCAGCgagcagtggcagcagctcagccaggactACAGCCGG ACGAcgcagcaggagatggagaagctgaaggCACAGTACCGCAGCCTGGCCCGTGACAGCGCCCAGGCCAAGCGCAAGTACCAGGAGGCCAGCAAAG ACAAGGAGCGCGACAAGGCGAAGGAGAAGTATGTGCGCAGCCTCTGGAAGCTCCATGCCCTCCACAATCAGTATGTGCTGGCTGTGCAGGCGGCCGCATTGCACCACCAGCACCACTACCAGCGGGTGCTGCCCAGCCTGCATCAATCCCTCTACGGTCTGCAGCAGGAGATGGTCCTCGTCCT AAAGGAGATCCTCAGCGAGTACTGCAGCATCAGCAGCCTGGTACAGGAGGATCTTTTGGCCATTCACCAGGAGATTGCCAGTGCCATCCAGGCCATCGACCCTGCCACTGAGTACAGCAGCTTCATCCAGAGCCACCA GTACGAATCTGAGATGCCACCAGCTGTGTCCTTTGATGAGAGCCTGCTGGAGGACACAGAAAACCTGGTGCCGGGGGAGCTGCAGTTGAATGAGCTGACCCTTGAAAGTGTCCAGCACTG CCTGACATCGGTTGAGGAGGAGCTGGTGGCCGCCACAGAGGCCGTGAGTATCAAGGAGCAGCAGATGCAGGAGCTGAAGGCAGAGATCCATGACGAGGAGCAGGGCCGGAGCCCCGGGGA GGTGCACCTGTTGGGCAGGCGGCAGGGGCTGCACGAGGCGCGGCAGCAGCTCGagggctgcctgtgtgcccaGGCCAAGCTGCGGGCGCAGCGGGACCTGCTGGCCAGcaagctggcagagctgggcgcCAGGgagcccctgcctgccctgcctctgccagAGGATCGGCAGTCTGTCTCCTCCACG GAgcaggagcggagcggggccAGCGCGCTGGAGACCCTCAAGAACCACATCACAGGCATCTTCAGCCCAAAGTACTCG CTGCCACCCCCCGTGCCCCTCATCCCAGACGTGCAGAAGCCGCTGTGCCAGCAGGTCTGGTACCACGGGGCCATCCCACGGTCggaggtgcaggagctgctgaccTGCCCTGGGGACTTCCTGGTGCGGGAGAGCCAGGGCAAGCAGGAGTACGTGCTCAGCGTGCTGTGGGATGGGCAGCCCCGGCACTTCATCATCCAGGCTGTGGGA aaCATGTTTCGGCTGGAGGGTGACAGCTTCCCCACCATTCCGCTGCTGATCCAGAAcctcctgcagagccagcagcccaTTACCCGCAAGAGTGGCATTGTcctggccagggctgtgcccagg GACAAATGGGTGCTGAACCACGAGGACGTGCTGCTGGGGGAGCGCATTGGTCGG GGTAACTTTGGGGAAGTGTTCAGCGGACGCCTGCGTGCTGACAACTCTCCCGTTGCTGTGAAATCCTGCCGGGAAACCCTTCCGCCTGAGCTCAAGGCCAAGTTCCTGCAGGAAGCCAG GATTCTCAAGCAGTACAGGCACCCCAACATTGTGCGGCTCATCGGCGTCTGCACGCAGAAACAGCCCATTTACATTGTCATGGAGCTGGTGCAGG GGGGGGACTTCCTGACCTTCCTGCGCAGTGAGGGTCCCCACCTCCGCGTGAAGGAGCTGGTCAAGATGACAGAGAATGCTGCCGCCGGCATGGAGTACCTGGAGAGCAAGCACTGCATCCACAG GGACCTGGCTGCTCGCAACTGCCTGGTGACGGAGAGAAACACCCTGAAGATCAGTGATTTTGGGATGTcacgggaggaggaggatggcaTCTACGCCGCCACAGGGGGAATGAAGCAAATCCCTGTCAAGTGGACGGCCCCTGAAGCACTCAATTATG gccGATACAGCTCAGAGAGTGATGTCTGGAGCTTTGGCATCCTGCTGTGGGAAGCCTTCAGCCTGGGTGCCGTCCCCTATGCCAACCTCAGCAACCAGCAGACACGGGAGGCAGTGGAGCGTG GTTTGCGGCTGGACCCTCCCGAGCAGTGCCCTGAGGAGGTGTACCAGCTCATGCAGCGCTGCTGGGAGTATGACCCTCACAAGCGGCCCAACTTCTGCACCATCCACCAGGACCTTGTCGCCATCCGCAAGAGGCAGCGGTGA
- the FES gene encoding tyrosine-protein kinase Fes/Fps isoform X1: protein MGFGPELWCPQGHSALLRLQDGELRLLELMRKWMSQRAKSDREYAGMLHHMFSQLEKQESTWQLHGNHGGHIEKSWWVLVSRTETLSQILRRHAEELAAGPLAKLSLLIRDKQQLRRAFSEQWQQLSQDYSRTTQQEMEKLKAQYRSLARDSAQAKRKYQEASKDKERDKAKEKYVRSLWKLHALHNQYVLAVQAAALHHQHHYQRVLPSLHQSLYGLQQEMVLVLKEILSEYCSISSLVQEDLLAIHQEIASAIQAIDPATEYSSFIQSHQYESEMPPAVSFDESLLEDTENLVPGELQLNELTLESVQHCLTSVEEELVAATEAVSIKEQQMQELKAEIHDEEQGRSPGERVHLLGRRQGLHEARQQLEGCLCAQAKLRAQRDLLASKLAELGAREPLPALPLPEDRQSVSSTEQERSGASALETLKNHITGIFSPKYSLPPPVPLIPDVQKPLCQQVWYHGAIPRSEVQELLTCPGDFLVRESQGKQEYVLSVLWDGQPRHFIIQAVGNMFRLEGDSFPTIPLLIQNLLQSQQPITRKSGIVLARAVPRDKWVLNHEDVLLGERIGRGNFGEVFSGRLRADNSPVAVKSCRETLPPELKAKFLQEARILKQYRHPNIVRLIGVCTQKQPIYIVMELVQGGDFLTFLRSEGPHLRVKELVKMTENAAAGMEYLESKHCIHRDLAARNCLVTERNTLKISDFGMSREEEDGIYAATGGMKQIPVKWTAPEALNYGRYSSESDVWSFGILLWEAFSLGAVPYANLSNQQTREAVERGLRLDPPEQCPEEVYQLMQRCWEYDPHKRPNFCTIHQDLVAIRKRQR, encoded by the exons ATGGGCTTTGGGCCGGAGCTGTGGTGCCCGCAGGGGCACAGCGCGCTGCTGCGGCTGCAGGACGGGGAGCTGCGCCTCCTGGAGCTGATGAGGAAGTGGATGTCACAGCGGGCCAAGAGTGACCGCGAGTATGCAGGGATGCTGCACCACATGTTCTCccagctggaaaagcaggagagcacttggcagctccatggcaaCCACGGTGGTCACATCGAGAAG TCCTGGTGGGTGCTGGTGAGCCGGACAGAGACGCTGAGCCAGATCCTGCGGCGGCACGCGGAGGAGCTGGCAGCGGGGCCGCTGGCCAAGCTGAGCCTGCTCATCCGCGACAAGCAGCAGCTGCGCAGGGCCTTCAGCgagcagtggcagcagctcagccaggactACAGCCGG ACGAcgcagcaggagatggagaagctgaaggCACAGTACCGCAGCCTGGCCCGTGACAGCGCCCAGGCCAAGCGCAAGTACCAGGAGGCCAGCAAAG ACAAGGAGCGCGACAAGGCGAAGGAGAAGTATGTGCGCAGCCTCTGGAAGCTCCATGCCCTCCACAATCAGTATGTGCTGGCTGTGCAGGCGGCCGCATTGCACCACCAGCACCACTACCAGCGGGTGCTGCCCAGCCTGCATCAATCCCTCTACGGTCTGCAGCAGGAGATGGTCCTCGTCCT AAAGGAGATCCTCAGCGAGTACTGCAGCATCAGCAGCCTGGTACAGGAGGATCTTTTGGCCATTCACCAGGAGATTGCCAGTGCCATCCAGGCCATCGACCCTGCCACTGAGTACAGCAGCTTCATCCAGAGCCACCA GTACGAATCTGAGATGCCACCAGCTGTGTCCTTTGATGAGAGCCTGCTGGAGGACACAGAAAACCTGGTGCCGGGGGAGCTGCAGTTGAATGAGCTGACCCTTGAAAGTGTCCAGCACTG CCTGACATCGGTTGAGGAGGAGCTGGTGGCCGCCACAGAGGCCGTGAGTATCAAGGAGCAGCAGATGCAGGAGCTGAAGGCAGAGATCCATGACGAGGAGCAGGGCCGGAGCCCCGGGGAGCG GGTGCACCTGTTGGGCAGGCGGCAGGGGCTGCACGAGGCGCGGCAGCAGCTCGagggctgcctgtgtgcccaGGCCAAGCTGCGGGCGCAGCGGGACCTGCTGGCCAGcaagctggcagagctgggcgcCAGGgagcccctgcctgccctgcctctgccagAGGATCGGCAGTCTGTCTCCTCCACG GAgcaggagcggagcggggccAGCGCGCTGGAGACCCTCAAGAACCACATCACAGGCATCTTCAGCCCAAAGTACTCG CTGCCACCCCCCGTGCCCCTCATCCCAGACGTGCAGAAGCCGCTGTGCCAGCAGGTCTGGTACCACGGGGCCATCCCACGGTCggaggtgcaggagctgctgaccTGCCCTGGGGACTTCCTGGTGCGGGAGAGCCAGGGCAAGCAGGAGTACGTGCTCAGCGTGCTGTGGGATGGGCAGCCCCGGCACTTCATCATCCAGGCTGTGGGA aaCATGTTTCGGCTGGAGGGTGACAGCTTCCCCACCATTCCGCTGCTGATCCAGAAcctcctgcagagccagcagcccaTTACCCGCAAGAGTGGCATTGTcctggccagggctgtgcccagg GACAAATGGGTGCTGAACCACGAGGACGTGCTGCTGGGGGAGCGCATTGGTCGG GGTAACTTTGGGGAAGTGTTCAGCGGACGCCTGCGTGCTGACAACTCTCCCGTTGCTGTGAAATCCTGCCGGGAAACCCTTCCGCCTGAGCTCAAGGCCAAGTTCCTGCAGGAAGCCAG GATTCTCAAGCAGTACAGGCACCCCAACATTGTGCGGCTCATCGGCGTCTGCACGCAGAAACAGCCCATTTACATTGTCATGGAGCTGGTGCAGG GGGGGGACTTCCTGACCTTCCTGCGCAGTGAGGGTCCCCACCTCCGCGTGAAGGAGCTGGTCAAGATGACAGAGAATGCTGCCGCCGGCATGGAGTACCTGGAGAGCAAGCACTGCATCCACAG GGACCTGGCTGCTCGCAACTGCCTGGTGACGGAGAGAAACACCCTGAAGATCAGTGATTTTGGGATGTcacgggaggaggaggatggcaTCTACGCCGCCACAGGGGGAATGAAGCAAATCCCTGTCAAGTGGACGGCCCCTGAAGCACTCAATTATG gccGATACAGCTCAGAGAGTGATGTCTGGAGCTTTGGCATCCTGCTGTGGGAAGCCTTCAGCCTGGGTGCCGTCCCCTATGCCAACCTCAGCAACCAGCAGACACGGGAGGCAGTGGAGCGTG GTTTGCGGCTGGACCCTCCCGAGCAGTGCCCTGAGGAGGTGTACCAGCTCATGCAGCGCTGCTGGGAGTATGACCCTCACAAGCGGCCCAACTTCTGCACCATCCACCAGGACCTTGTCGCCATCCGCAAGAGGCAGCGGTGA